The following coding sequences lie in one Rutidosis leptorrhynchoides isolate AG116_Rl617_1_P2 chromosome 4, CSIRO_AGI_Rlap_v1, whole genome shotgun sequence genomic window:
- the LOC139840492 gene encoding exocyst complex component EXO70I-like yields MEDFPILTKLESACSELKIVLDSSTNLQTNLQKFDDNYTSLQESLNAASRRLAPIQSLSIASKSLETRINRAVSPALVLIDGFRISESLQRKLVDISTKLPDQKSQNRRLRLLIKYVDCVDKLNIAINLISQEGGLAIQRLQEVVEFLSRTKATDQFRTQRLRETLVTLKALYETEVDSMKFDGLLDEALLNLQDEFEGILLQLRHHNIGVHGDDGGDVAEVAELGTEMEVEVLRRISETLTANDCLDICIDIFVKVRYKRAAKALMRLNPDYLRTYKPEEIDEMEWESLETSISLWIQHFELAVRTVFVSEKNLCNHVLTNIMDGMIWQECFVKIADKIMAVFFRFGEGVARSNKEPQKLFKLLDMFSSLENLKIEFSDIFEGEPGADICSRFRELEKLLIHASTKVYWEFGLQIEGNQDGLPSPQDGSVPKLVRYAINYLKYLTSDNYSAPMAQVLRTEHIWKAGILSAPETDKDLLKEAVSNVMEALHRNIESKKSGYKDKVLYHVFTMNTYWYIYMRTKNTELSKLLGESYMRKNYKVVAEEAAYLYEKQAWGPLVRLLDKEDMVDVNDEGIESVAKGKIEAFLKGFEEIAQRHTSKYIIPEPDLREQIKEATVKLIVPVYSEFLDEFSSLLTVKSYSPPESIEELLGQIFLGNGRNSSMGSRRREIKDQAEGRNSVSSDIEPMPRRSSVSRFQRNRSNTSDA; encoded by the exons ATGGAAGATTTCCCAATTCTGACCAAGCTAGAATCAGCATGTTCTGAACTCAAAATCGTTTTAGATTCGTCAACAAACTTGCAAACAAACCTTCAAAAATTCGACGATAACTATACTTCTCTACAAGAAAGTCTAAATGCAGCTTCAAGAAGATTAGCGCCTATTCAATCGCTTTCCATTGCCTCAAAATCACTTGAAACACGGATCAACCGGGCGGTTTCACCAGCGCTAGTACTCATTGACGGGTTCAGGATATCTGAATCTTTGCAGCGAAAACTTGTCGACATTTCAACAAAACTTCCTGACCAAAAGTCTCAAAACAGGAGACTAAGGTTACTAATCAAGTATGTTGATTGTGTTGATAAGTTGAATATAGCGATTAATTTGATTAGTCAAGAGGGTGGGCTTGCGATTCAACGGCTGCAAGAGGTGGTGGAGTTTTTGAGTAGGACTAAAGCTACTGATCAATTTAGAACTCAACGGTTAAGAGAGACGTTGGTCACTTTAAAGGCGTTGTATGAAACGGAAGTTGATTCTATGAAGTTTGACGGGTTACTAGACGAGGCTTTATTAAACTTACAAGATGAGTTTGAAGGGATTTTGCTGCAGCTGAGGCATCATAATATTGGAGTGCACGGTGATGACGGTGGTGATGTGGCGGAAGTTGCAGAGTTGGGGACGGAGATGGAGGTTGAAGTACTTAGACGGATATCGGAAACGCTTACGGCTAATGATTGCTTGGATATATGCATCGACATCTTCGTCAAG GTAAGGTATAAGAGAGCAGCAAAAGCACTAATGAGACTAAACCCAGATTACCTAAGAACCTACAAACCCGAAGAAATCGATGAGATGGAATGGGAAAGTTTAGAGACTTCCATAAGCCTATGGATCCAGCACTTCGAACTAGCAGTCCGAACCGTTTTCGTTTCTGAAAAGAATCTATGCAACCACGTACTTACAAACATCATGGACGGTATGATCTGGCAAGAATGCTTCGTTAAAATAGCCGACAAAATCATGGCAGTATTCTTCCGGTTCGGGGAAGGTGTTGCCCGAAGTAATAAAGAGCCACAAAAGCTCTTTAAGTTATTAGACATGTTTAGTTCTTTAGAAAATCTGAAAATCGAGTTTTCCGACATTTTTGAAGGGGAGCCAGGAGCTGATATATGTTCTCGGTTTCGGGAATTAGAAAAGCTTCTCATTCATGCTTCGACTAAAGTTTATTGGGAATTTGGGCTTCAGATTGAAGGTAACCAAGATGGGTTGCCTTCACCACAAGATGGGTCGGTTCCAAAATTAGTCCGATACGCCATTAACTACCTGAAATACCTAACTTCTGATAATTACAGTGCACCCATGGCTCAGGTACTCAGAACCGAACACATATGGAAGGCGGGAATTTTATCAGCACCCGAGACCGATAAAGATTTGCTAAAAGAAGCGGTTTCGAATGTTATGGAAGCTTTACATAGAAATATCGAGTCTAAAAAGTCGGGTTATAAAGATAAAGTTCTTTATCATGTGTTTACCATGAATACTTACTGGTATATTTACATGAGGACGAAGAACACCGAGTTGTCGAAATTATTGGGTGAGAGTTACATGAGGAAGAATTACAAAGTTGTTGCAGAAGAAGCTGCTTACTTGTACGAGAAGCAAGCATGGGGCCCGTTGGTGAGATTACTTGATAAAGAAGACATGGTAGATGTTAACGATGAAGGAATCGAGTCTGTTGCAAAGGGTAAGATCGAAGCGTTTTTGAAGGGGTTTGAAGAGATCGCGCAAAGGCATACAAGTAAGTACATAATTCCCGAGCCCGATTTACGTGAGCAGATAAAAGAGGCAACCGTGAAGCTTATTGTCCCGGTTTATTCAGAATTTTTGGACGAGTTTTCGAGTTTGTTAACTGTGAAATCATACTCGCCACCTGAATCGATTGAGGAATTGTTGGGTCAGATTTTTTTGGGAAATGGTCGAAATTCGTCGATGGGTTCTCGACGACGTGAGATTAAGGATCAGGCTGAAGGGAGAAATTCGGTGTCGAGCGATATAGAGCCGATGCCACGAAGGAGTTCAGTTAGCAGGTTTCAACGAAACCGATCGAATACTAGTGATGCTTAG